A stretch of the Sorangium aterium genome encodes the following:
- a CDS encoding WecB/TagA/CpsF family glycosyltransferase has product MTVAAPSSAPRVDVLGVPVTRLSFEQLLRRLDEALQAERERPDYYTYVNAYCATLAARESPYRASVSRADVVYADGIGVVWAARLLGGPCPERINVGPVELGRIADLCAERGASVFLLGGAPGIADEVARRLAAERPGLRIAGVHHGYFAPDEEAAVVREINGSGAALLIVGLGPPKQELWVSQHLGALQVRATWCMGGLLDQVAGAVAYPPEWVRRNHVQWLYRLAVEPRRLWRRYLLGIPEFIGRVVHQRLRPERQA; this is encoded by the coding sequence ATGACCGTCGCTGCGCCCTCGAGCGCGCCCCGGGTCGACGTCCTCGGCGTCCCCGTCACGCGGCTCTCCTTCGAGCAGCTGCTGCGCCGCCTGGACGAGGCGTTGCAGGCCGAGCGCGAAAGGCCCGACTACTACACCTACGTCAACGCGTACTGCGCCACGCTGGCGGCGCGCGAGTCGCCGTACCGCGCCTCGGTTTCCCGGGCCGACGTCGTGTACGCCGACGGCATCGGGGTGGTCTGGGCGGCGCGGCTGCTGGGCGGGCCGTGCCCGGAGCGCATCAACGTTGGCCCGGTCGAGCTGGGCCGGATCGCGGACCTCTGCGCCGAGCGCGGGGCCTCGGTCTTCCTGCTCGGCGGCGCGCCCGGGATCGCCGACGAGGTCGCGCGCCGCCTGGCCGCGGAGCGCCCGGGGCTCCGGATCGCCGGCGTTCACCACGGGTACTTCGCCCCCGACGAAGAGGCGGCGGTGGTCCGGGAGATCAACGGCTCGGGCGCCGCCTTGCTCATCGTCGGCCTCGGCCCGCCCAAGCAGGAGCTCTGGGTGAGCCAGCACCTCGGGGCGCTCCAGGTGCGCGCCACCTGGTGTATGGGGGGGCTGCTGGATCAGGTGGCGGGCGCCGTCGCGTACCCGCCCGAGTGGGTGCGCCGGAACCACGTCCAGTGGCTCTACCGCCTGGCGGTCGAGCCCCGGCGGCTCTGGCGGCGGTACCTGCTCGGCATCCCGGAGTTCATCGGCCGCGTCGTACACCAGCGCCTTCGTCCGGAGAGACAAGCATGA